The following proteins come from a genomic window of Ilumatobacter coccineus YM16-304:
- a CDS encoding phosphonate ABC transporter ATP-binding protein has translation MPASSADQAALRLTAVTVDYVVGSNTAGVRALHEVDLTIAPGERVALLGESGAGKSTLLDVVAGLTVPTSGSVEVLGAAIDELRGRALRRHRADIGVVRQQHGLPESLRVVHNVNAGRLGTWSTWRALTSLVRPRGRAEVDSALAAVGLAGLADRLTGDLSGGQQQRVAVARALIEQRRLLLADEPVSAVDPKLSDDVLRLLRAADGDPAVLVSLHDPGLARRHVDRIVGLRDGIVHFDLPVDEVSDRRIDDLYRITPSG, from the coding sequence ATGCCGGCCTCATCCGCTGACCAAGCGGCACTTCGGCTCACCGCTGTCACCGTCGACTACGTGGTCGGCTCGAACACCGCTGGTGTTCGAGCCCTCCACGAGGTCGACCTGACGATCGCGCCAGGAGAACGCGTGGCGCTGCTCGGCGAGAGCGGCGCCGGCAAGTCGACCCTGCTCGACGTCGTCGCCGGACTCACGGTGCCGACGTCGGGTTCGGTCGAGGTCCTCGGCGCGGCGATCGACGAACTCCGTGGACGAGCACTGCGCAGGCACCGAGCCGACATCGGCGTGGTGCGTCAGCAGCACGGCCTGCCCGAGTCGCTGCGCGTGGTGCACAACGTCAACGCCGGGCGGCTCGGCACCTGGTCGACGTGGCGGGCCTTGACGTCGCTGGTTCGACCGCGTGGCCGTGCGGAGGTCGATTCGGCCCTCGCCGCGGTCGGGCTCGCCGGGCTCGCCGACCGCCTCACCGGCGACCTGTCGGGAGGTCAACAGCAGCGCGTCGCCGTCGCACGCGCGCTCATCGAGCAGCGTCGGCTCCTGCTGGCCGACGAGCCGGTGTCGGCCGTCGACCCGAAGCTCAGCGACGACGTCCTGCGCCTGCTCCGCGCTGCCGACGGCGACCCGGCGGTGCTCGTGAGTTTGCACGACCCGGGCCTCGCACGGCGCCACGTCGATCGCATCGTCGGCCTGCGCGACGGGATCGTCCACTTCGACCTGCCCGTCGACGAGGTGTCGGATCGTCGGATCGACGACCTGTACCGAATCACACCATCCGGCTGA
- a CDS encoding putative selenate ABC transporter substrate-binding protein, translated as MSAFTRPASWRALIPLTVLAVTAAACGSDSNSTSSPADTAGADAPAEAPAETPTETPTEAATLRIGAIPDQEPERLQRTYGLIADFLEAELADVSPGIDVEYVPVTEYEGAVTGFAIGDLDLVWFGGLTGVQARLEVEGAQAIAQRDIDEAFTSVFVASPDSGIEPIADVAGLSVLADRSFTFGSETSTSGRLMPQSFLSEAGVTLDDFRGQPGFSGSHDATIEVVAAGTFEAGALNSQVWDDRVAEGVVDADKVVEVFRTPPYFDYHWVGQPDLDERFGDGFSADLLAAFESLDASDPADAEILDLFGAGAFIATENSNYDAIEAVGRDAGLIR; from the coding sequence ATGAGCGCCTTCACTCGGCCCGCCAGTTGGCGGGCACTCATCCCACTGACCGTTCTGGCGGTCACCGCCGCAGCGTGTGGCAGTGACAGCAACTCGACGAGCAGTCCGGCCGACACGGCTGGTGCCGATGCACCCGCCGAAGCTCCCGCCGAGACTCCCACTGAGACGCCCACTGAAGCGGCCACCCTCCGGATCGGGGCCATCCCCGACCAGGAGCCCGAGCGGCTCCAGCGCACCTACGGCCTGATCGCCGACTTCCTCGAAGCCGAACTCGCCGATGTCTCCCCTGGTATCGACGTCGAGTACGTGCCGGTCACCGAGTACGAAGGAGCGGTCACCGGCTTCGCGATCGGCGACCTCGACCTCGTCTGGTTCGGTGGACTCACCGGCGTCCAGGCCCGTCTCGAAGTCGAAGGCGCCCAGGCGATCGCTCAGCGCGACATCGACGAAGCCTTCACCTCGGTGTTCGTCGCCTCACCCGATTCGGGGATCGAACCGATCGCCGACGTCGCCGGACTCTCCGTCCTCGCCGACCGGTCGTTCACGTTCGGTTCCGAGACGTCGACCTCCGGCCGTCTGATGCCGCAGTCGTTCCTCAGCGAAGCCGGCGTCACCCTCGACGACTTCCGCGGCCAGCCGGGCTTCTCCGGATCGCACGACGCGACGATCGAAGTCGTCGCTGCCGGAACCTTCGAGGCCGGAGCGCTCAACTCCCAGGTGTGGGACGATCGCGTCGCCGAAGGCGTCGTCGACGCCGACAAGGTCGTCGAGGTCTTCCGCACCCCGCCGTACTTCGATTACCACTGGGTCGGGCAACCCGATCTCGACGAGCGCTTCGGCGACGGCTTCTCGGCCGATCTCCTCGCGGCGTTCGAGTCGCTCGACGCGTCCGATCCGGCAGACGCCGAGATCCTCGACCTGTTCGGAGCGGGCGCGTTCATCGCGACCGAGAACTCGAACTACGACGCCATCGAAGCGGTCGGGCGCGATGCCGGCCTCATCCGCTGA
- a CDS encoding ABC transporter ATP-binding protein, whose amino-acid sequence MTDPTPARLSANGVSLSYDDHLVVDRLDLDIPDGKVTTIIGPNACGKSTLLRALARLLKPSTGQVVLDGELIHKLPTKEVARRLGLLPQTPIAPEGITVVDLVARGRTPHQRLFHQWSQADEAAVRTALDATSTADLADRSIDELSGGQRQRVWIAMALAQETELLLLDEPTTFLDIAHQIDVLDLVEKLNTERGRTVVVVLHDLNLACRYADHIVAMRDGAIVAAGRPADVINADTVRAVFGLESVVIDDPISGTPLVVPISSNSTKANRSPALSDGSSL is encoded by the coding sequence ATGACCGACCCGACCCCGGCACGACTCAGCGCCAACGGCGTCTCGCTGTCGTACGACGACCACCTCGTCGTCGATCGCCTCGACCTCGACATCCCCGACGGCAAGGTCACCACGATCATCGGCCCCAACGCCTGCGGCAAGTCGACGCTGCTGCGAGCGCTCGCCCGCCTGCTCAAGCCATCGACCGGCCAGGTCGTGCTCGACGGCGAACTGATCCACAAGCTCCCGACCAAGGAGGTGGCCCGCCGCCTCGGACTGCTGCCGCAGACCCCGATCGCTCCGGAGGGCATCACGGTCGTCGACCTCGTCGCGCGTGGCCGGACCCCGCACCAGCGGTTGTTCCACCAGTGGTCGCAGGCCGACGAAGCAGCGGTTCGTACTGCGCTCGACGCCACCTCGACCGCCGACCTCGCCGACCGGTCGATCGACGAACTGTCGGGCGGCCAGCGTCAGCGCGTGTGGATCGCCATGGCGCTCGCGCAGGAGACCGAGTTGCTCCTCCTCGACGAGCCGACGACGTTCCTCGACATCGCACACCAGATCGACGTGCTCGACCTCGTCGAGAAGCTGAACACCGAACGCGGACGAACCGTCGTCGTCGTGCTCCACGACCTCAACCTCGCGTGCCGCTACGCCGACCACATCGTCGCCATGCGCGACGGCGCCATCGTCGCGGCAGGTCGCCCGGCCGACGTGATCAACGCCGACACCGTGCGCGCCGTGTTCGGGCTCGAGTCGGTCGTGATCGACGACCCGATCAGTGGCACACCACTCGTCGTGCCGATCAGCTCCAACTCCACGAAGGCCAACCGATCACCAGCGTTGTCAGATGGTTCATCGCTCTGA
- a CDS encoding iron-siderophore ABC transporter substrate-binding protein, translating into MTRRFLATLVVAGLVAASCGSDDDAAPAIDAPADSAAPATDAPSDTAAPETDDVSTDDAEFPVTIEHKFGATTIDAEPERVVSIGYNEHDFLLALGVVPVALRDWYGEQPNSVWPWAQDELGDATPDVLPVTELNFEQIAALQPDLITGVWSGISDSDYELLSAIAPTVAQPDTYEDYGTPWQEQTLILGRATGREAEARAIVDELDAKFAAARDAHPEWIGQTASVAFVTEEGPGAYTSQDTRSRIMQDLGFVIPEINDSGGDGSFYLEMSPEDITPLDVDVLVWVAGAFEAIDGILNQLPTRPALTAVQEGREIFAGIELSGAFSHGSPLSLDYALEALVPEIEAAADGDPSTPVPSAVEVGAVDAPADDAATAAGAAWATVFDSTVAFADKAPHLADAEALEETIEAYAAAGDGFDGISLVPTDVVIDGEAAEVTYDVNFGANPAYTDQIGSIELVDGVWTVSRDEFCSFMASARVGCP; encoded by the coding sequence ATGACGCGCCGATTCCTCGCGACACTCGTGGTGGCCGGACTCGTCGCCGCGAGCTGCGGATCAGACGACGACGCCGCCCCGGCAATCGACGCCCCGGCCGACAGCGCCGCTCCCGCTACCGACGCGCCGAGCGACACCGCCGCTCCCGAGACCGACGACGTCTCGACCGACGACGCCGAGTTTCCGGTGACGATCGAGCACAAGTTCGGCGCCACCACGATCGACGCCGAGCCCGAACGGGTCGTGTCGATCGGCTACAACGAACACGACTTCCTGCTGGCGCTCGGTGTGGTGCCGGTCGCGCTGCGCGACTGGTACGGCGAACAGCCCAACTCGGTGTGGCCGTGGGCGCAGGACGAACTGGGCGACGCCACGCCCGACGTGTTGCCGGTGACCGAGCTCAACTTCGAGCAGATCGCCGCGTTGCAACCCGACCTGATCACCGGCGTGTGGTCGGGCATCTCCGACAGCGACTACGAGTTGCTCTCGGCGATCGCTCCCACCGTCGCGCAGCCCGACACCTACGAGGACTACGGCACGCCGTGGCAGGAGCAGACCCTGATTCTGGGTCGAGCGACCGGCCGTGAAGCCGAGGCCCGAGCGATCGTCGACGAACTCGATGCGAAGTTCGCCGCCGCTCGCGATGCGCACCCCGAGTGGATCGGACAGACGGCCTCGGTCGCGTTCGTCACCGAGGAGGGGCCGGGTGCGTACACGTCGCAAGACACCCGCAGCCGAATCATGCAAGACCTCGGCTTCGTCATCCCCGAGATCAACGACTCGGGCGGCGACGGCTCGTTCTACCTCGAGATGAGCCCCGAAGACATCACGCCACTCGACGTCGACGTGCTCGTGTGGGTGGCCGGTGCCTTCGAAGCCATCGACGGCATCCTCAACCAGCTGCCGACCCGACCGGCGCTCACCGCGGTGCAGGAAGGCCGAGAGATCTTCGCCGGCATCGAGCTGTCGGGCGCGTTCTCCCACGGCAGTCCGCTGAGCCTCGACTACGCGCTCGAGGCACTCGTCCCCGAGATCGAAGCCGCGGCCGACGGCGACCCGTCGACGCCGGTTCCATCGGCCGTCGAGGTCGGCGCGGTCGACGCACCTGCCGACGACGCTGCCACTGCGGCTGGCGCGGCCTGGGCCACGGTGTTCGACTCGACGGTCGCGTTCGCCGACAAGGCACCTCATCTGGCCGACGCCGAGGCGCTGGAAGAGACCATCGAGGCGTACGCCGCGGCCGGCGACGGATTCGACGGGATCAGCCTCGTGCCGACCGACGTCGTGATCGATGGCGAGGCCGCCGAGGTCACCTACGACGTCAACTTCGGAGCGAACCCGGCCTACACCGATCAGATCGGGTCGATCGAGCTCGTCGACGGCGTGTGGACCGTGAGCCGCGACGAGTTCTGCTCGTTCATGGCATCGGCTCGGGTCGGCTGCCCGTGA
- a CDS encoding FecCD family ABC transporter permease has translation MTDILHRPPVDTAERVIVDAPPPAPVPISGRVIRTRSFSVRLDPRAITVCSALAVLLVAVGLWSISVGDFPIPISDVIATLMGNPTDDSEFIVGTLRLPRVLVGAGVGAAFGMSGAIFQSLVRNPLGSPDIIGFTGGSALGAVVMIVYVDASAFQVSLGAVVGGLIAAVAVYFLAWKRGVQAYRLVLVGIGAGFAINAAIDYMVTRADINDVQRAAVWLTGSLNGRSWAEVRIVVVALAILGPLAVLMQRNLDRLDLGDDTAAGLGVDVGRAKLMLVLVGVGLAALGVAAAGPVAFVAFVSAPIARRLVDSPRACIVPAAFVGALVTVVADLAARRLLAPIELPVGIMTALIGAPYLLWLLTRQARTGAL, from the coding sequence GTGACCGACATCCTGCACCGCCCGCCGGTCGACACCGCCGAGCGAGTGATCGTCGACGCGCCTCCGCCTGCACCGGTTCCGATCAGCGGACGTGTCATCCGCACCCGCTCGTTCTCGGTGCGCCTCGACCCGCGAGCGATCACCGTGTGCAGCGCGCTCGCCGTCCTCCTCGTGGCGGTCGGACTCTGGTCGATCAGCGTGGGCGACTTCCCGATCCCGATCTCCGACGTGATCGCCACGCTCATGGGCAACCCGACCGACGACTCGGAGTTCATCGTCGGCACGCTGCGTCTCCCCCGCGTCCTCGTCGGCGCCGGCGTCGGCGCAGCGTTCGGCATGTCTGGCGCCATCTTCCAGTCACTCGTCCGCAACCCGCTCGGGTCTCCCGACATCATCGGGTTCACCGGCGGCTCCGCGCTCGGCGCGGTCGTGATGATCGTCTACGTCGACGCGAGCGCGTTCCAGGTCTCGCTCGGCGCGGTCGTCGGTGGACTCATCGCCGCCGTCGCCGTCTACTTCCTGGCGTGGAAACGCGGCGTGCAGGCCTACCGGTTGGTGCTCGTCGGCATCGGTGCAGGCTTCGCCATCAACGCCGCCATCGACTACATGGTCACGCGCGCCGACATCAACGACGTGCAGCGCGCTGCGGTCTGGCTCACCGGTTCACTCAACGGCCGCAGCTGGGCCGAGGTGCGCATCGTGGTGGTCGCCCTCGCGATTCTCGGGCCGCTCGCCGTGCTGATGCAGCGCAACCTCGACCGCCTCGACCTCGGCGACGACACCGCAGCCGGCCTCGGTGTCGACGTCGGCCGAGCGAAACTGATGCTCGTCCTGGTCGGCGTCGGCCTCGCCGCGCTGGGCGTGGCCGCCGCCGGTCCCGTCGCCTTCGTGGCGTTCGTGTCGGCGCCGATCGCTCGACGCCTCGTCGACTCTCCGCGTGCATGCATCGTTCCGGCCGCGTTCGTCGGCGCCCTCGTCACCGTCGTCGCCGACCTGGCCGCACGACGACTCCTCGCCCCGATCGAGTTGCCGGTCGGCATCATGACCGCGCTGATCGGTGCCCCGTACCTGCTGTGGCTGCTCACCCGCCAAGCCCGAACCGGAGCACTCTGA
- a CDS encoding ABC transporter substrate-binding protein: MNRTKRIATLAVASCLVIASCGSDDPADTEATSTTEAEPVATEAPVVTEAPVATEAPVTTDAPVATDAPVATDAPVETVPAVFPRTVEHALGSTEIAAEPMRVVSLDRSLTDPVLALGLDLVGYTTYQDPDGDLPAYFGDALADHAAEAEWVGDLLSPNLEAILALQPDLIVSSMVRHEAIYAELSQIAPTVMSESGGGGWKDNMRLVAEATGREDVAEQVLGDYEARAAEIGAAINEVADSPTISVVRFLGEIRLYQPVSFSGTVLEDAGLARPESQQDREDFILQISEEELQLADADHLFFTVYDREDAEEAFAELEARPLWQTLGAVQNGNAHPVVDDLWMSGVGVFGAHAILDDLAVTFGVG, translated from the coding sequence GTGAACAGAACGAAACGAATCGCCACCCTCGCCGTTGCCTCCTGCCTGGTCATCGCCAGTTGCGGAAGCGACGACCCGGCCGACACCGAGGCCACCAGCACCACGGAAGCCGAGCCGGTCGCAACCGAGGCGCCCGTTGTGACCGAGGCACCCGTCGCAACCGAGGCGCCGGTCACGACCGACGCGCCGGTCGCAACCGACGCGCCGGTCGCAACCGACGCGCCGGTCGAGACGGTGCCGGCGGTGTTCCCGCGCACCGTCGAGCACGCTCTCGGCAGTACCGAGATCGCGGCGGAGCCGATGCGCGTCGTGTCGCTCGACCGGTCGCTCACCGACCCGGTGCTCGCCCTCGGGCTCGACCTCGTCGGCTACACCACCTATCAGGACCCCGACGGTGACCTGCCCGCCTACTTCGGCGACGCGCTCGCCGACCACGCCGCCGAGGCTGAATGGGTTGGCGACCTGCTCTCGCCGAACCTCGAAGCCATCCTCGCGCTGCAACCCGACCTGATCGTCTCGTCGATGGTGCGCCACGAGGCGATCTACGCCGAACTCAGCCAGATCGCGCCCACCGTCATGTCGGAGTCGGGCGGCGGCGGCTGGAAGGACAACATGCGTCTCGTCGCCGAAGCGACCGGCCGCGAAGACGTCGCCGAACAGGTGCTCGGCGACTACGAAGCGCGCGCCGCCGAGATCGGTGCAGCCATCAACGAGGTCGCCGATTCTCCGACGATCTCCGTCGTCCGGTTCCTCGGCGAGATCCGGCTGTACCAGCCGGTGAGCTTCAGCGGCACCGTCCTCGAAGACGCCGGCCTCGCCCGGCCCGAGAGCCAGCAGGACCGCGAGGACTTCATCCTCCAGATCAGCGAAGAGGAACTCCAGCTCGCCGACGCCGATCACCTCTTCTTCACCGTGTACGACCGCGAAGACGCCGAGGAAGCGTTCGCCGAACTCGAAGCGCGGCCGCTGTGGCAGACGCTCGGCGCAGTGCAGAACGGCAACGCGCACCCGGTGGTCGACGACCTCTGGATGAGCGGCGTCGGTGTGTTCGGCGCCCACGCGATCCTCGACGACCTCGCGGTCACGTTCGGGGTCGGCTGA
- a CDS encoding PhnE/PtxC family ABC transporter permease produces MNSLLRPRRVRVLVVALVVIVWSASRAGWSTVVNAGGWSSFSRFWTTAVDPELAGEFLRLTWDAALQTLAFAVLGSTVALLFGAFGSLLMSRRVIGSRVAHRVAASCAALPRAVHEILVALLLVQILGFDPLVAVLAIGIPFGAVTAKVYADAIDDADSAGFDALRATGANRVGAVLYGIGPLVRAEFVAYGFYRFECAIRSAAVLGIVGVGGLGFQLDLSFESLRYREIWTLIFALMLLSGGADAVSSSVRRVRSRVSLRWILGAAGVAVAWSFWQVGIAPSSLWSERTRRRVPEFVDDLLPPRLGPGGWSGLWSATLDTVALSALSLLVAVVVGLLGAAAIRRPSPWMSRMRQRTWPDRLARSASRIVVLLFRAVPAPIWAFLFVLILYPGLWPGAVALGIYNAGVLGRLFAEAIETQPEQAERGVVLAGATGPTRWAYGVLPQAHLRLVSLSLYRAEVIVRETIVIGVVGAGGLGQLLRDDLAARDFQAVTGVIVVLIVLAIATDQLGAALRRSVSRPRT; encoded by the coding sequence ATGAACAGCCTGCTGAGGCCTCGGCGCGTTCGCGTGCTCGTCGTCGCGCTGGTCGTCATCGTCTGGTCGGCGTCTCGCGCCGGCTGGTCGACGGTGGTCAACGCCGGCGGGTGGTCGAGTTTCTCTCGATTCTGGACGACGGCGGTCGACCCCGAACTGGCCGGCGAGTTCCTGCGGCTCACGTGGGACGCGGCGCTCCAGACGCTTGCGTTCGCCGTGCTGGGCTCGACGGTCGCCTTGTTGTTCGGCGCATTCGGGTCGCTCCTGATGAGCCGACGGGTCATCGGTTCACGCGTCGCTCATCGTGTGGCCGCGTCGTGCGCGGCGCTGCCGAGAGCGGTCCACGAGATCCTGGTCGCACTGCTCCTCGTGCAGATCCTCGGCTTCGATCCGCTCGTGGCGGTGCTGGCCATCGGCATTCCCTTCGGAGCCGTCACCGCCAAGGTCTATGCCGACGCCATCGACGATGCCGACAGCGCCGGGTTCGACGCCCTCCGCGCGACCGGCGCGAACCGCGTCGGCGCCGTGCTGTACGGCATCGGGCCGCTCGTACGCGCCGAGTTCGTCGCCTACGGCTTCTACCGGTTCGAGTGCGCGATCCGCTCGGCCGCCGTGCTCGGCATCGTGGGCGTGGGCGGCCTCGGTTTCCAGCTCGACCTCAGCTTCGAGAGCCTGCGCTACCGCGAGATCTGGACGCTCATCTTCGCGCTCATGCTGCTCAGCGGCGGGGCCGACGCCGTGTCGTCGTCGGTGCGACGTGTGCGCAGTCGCGTGTCGTTGCGCTGGATCCTCGGCGCCGCCGGAGTCGCCGTGGCCTGGTCGTTCTGGCAGGTGGGCATCGCCCCGTCGTCGCTCTGGTCGGAGCGCACCCGCCGCCGCGTGCCCGAGTTCGTCGACGATCTCCTGCCACCCCGGCTCGGACCCGGCGGGTGGAGTGGCTTGTGGTCGGCGACCCTCGACACGGTGGCGCTCTCGGCGCTGTCGCTCCTGGTCGCCGTGGTGGTCGGGCTGCTCGGCGCCGCCGCGATCCGTCGTCCGTCACCGTGGATGTCGAGGATGCGGCAGCGCACCTGGCCCGACCGGCTCGCCCGGTCGGCCAGCCGCATCGTCGTGTTGCTGTTCCGCGCGGTTCCGGCCCCGATCTGGGCGTTCCTGTTCGTGTTGATCCTGTACCCCGGGCTCTGGCCCGGAGCGGTCGCCCTCGGCATCTACAACGCCGGTGTGCTCGGCCGACTCTTCGCCGAGGCGATCGAGACGCAACCCGAGCAGGCCGAGCGCGGCGTCGTGCTCGCCGGAGCGACCGGGCCGACCCGATGGGCCTACGGCGTGCTGCCGCAGGCCCATCTGCGACTGGTGTCGTTGTCGCTGTATCGCGCCGAGGTGATCGTGCGCGAGACCATCGTCATCGGCGTGGTCGGCGCAGGCGGGCTCGGCCAGCTGCTCCGCGACGATCTGGCGGCCCGCGACTTCCAGGCGGTGACCGGTGTGATCGTCGTGCTGATCGTGCTGGCGATCGCCACCGACCAGCTCGGGGCGGCGCTCCGTCGCAGCGTCAGCCGACCCCGAACGTGA
- a CDS encoding FecCD family ABC transporter permease: MTALVESSLDPAPSTPVDGVGARKVWSLTRRMTGVAILTACALFGVLLSLAVGAKSIPWGTVVDAVFSYDVSITDHLIVRELRLPRTVLGILVGGALGMAGALMQGVTRNPLADPGLLGVNAGAAFAVVLAIWLFGITTVSGLVWFAFVGAGVTSVVVYVLGTAGRGGATPVRLALAGAALAALLFALTRAVTLLDRATLDQFRFWAVGSLAGRGTDVAGQVAPFMIVGAVLAIGAARQLNALALGEEAARALGTKVQTTRLVSVLGITLLCGSAVAAAGPIGFVGLVVPHAVRAWFGPDQRWLIPMSALAGAALLLFCDTIGRVVARPGEVQVGIMTAAIGGPAFVLLVRRTRMAQL, from the coding sequence ATGACCGCGCTGGTGGAATCGTCCCTGGATCCCGCGCCGTCGACTCCGGTCGACGGCGTCGGGGCCCGGAAGGTGTGGTCGTTGACGCGCCGCATGACCGGTGTGGCGATCTTGACCGCGTGCGCCCTGTTCGGGGTGCTGCTCTCGCTCGCCGTCGGCGCCAAGTCGATCCCGTGGGGCACGGTCGTCGACGCCGTCTTCTCGTACGACGTCTCGATCACCGATCACCTGATCGTGCGCGAACTGCGCTTGCCGCGCACCGTGCTCGGCATCCTGGTCGGCGGAGCCCTCGGCATGGCCGGCGCCCTGATGCAGGGCGTCACCCGCAACCCGCTGGCCGACCCCGGCCTGCTCGGCGTCAACGCAGGCGCCGCGTTCGCCGTCGTGCTCGCGATCTGGTTGTTCGGCATCACGACCGTGTCGGGGCTGGTGTGGTTCGCCTTCGTCGGCGCCGGCGTGACGTCGGTGGTGGTGTACGTGCTCGGCACGGCTGGTCGCGGCGGAGCCACCCCCGTGCGCCTCGCGCTCGCCGGCGCGGCCTTGGCGGCGCTGCTCTTCGCGCTGACCCGAGCGGTCACCCTGCTCGACCGAGCAACCCTCGACCAGTTCCGCTTCTGGGCGGTCGGGTCGCTGGCCGGACGCGGGACCGACGTGGCCGGGCAGGTCGCACCGTTCATGATCGTCGGCGCCGTGCTGGCCATCGGCGCAGCCCGACAACTCAACGCACTGGCACTCGGCGAGGAAGCGGCCCGCGCGCTCGGCACCAAGGTGCAGACCACCCGTCTCGTCAGCGTGCTCGGCATCACCCTGCTGTGCGGCAGTGCGGTCGCCGCCGCCGGGCCGATCGGATTCGTCGGCCTCGTCGTCCCGCACGCGGTCAGAGCGTGGTTCGGCCCCGACCAGCGGTGGCTCATCCCGATGTCGGCACTCGCCGGTGCGGCCCTGCTCCTGTTCTGCGACACGATCGGCCGCGTCGTCGCCCGCCCGGGCGAGGTGCAGGTCGGCATCATGACCGCCGCCATCGGCGGCCCCGCCTTCGTCCTGCTCGTCCGTCGAACCCGAATGGCTCAACTGTGA